From a single Cherax quadricarinatus isolate ZL_2023a chromosome 9, ASM3850222v1, whole genome shotgun sequence genomic region:
- the LOC128686233 gene encoding E3 ubiquitin-protein ligase MSL2-like: MNATNLYVTTCRLVMQADPENRDSWTELYKLLPYLRQSLSCTVCGKLLSEPYTPTETSCQHHVCRKCLGGKKRLKPSCSWCKDYSMYVDNVQIKLVLQCYRKLCEYIKFTPIYCKLCSIYSNGGQFSLTDMIEEAIDNTINRCDETNSVRCEHESDSKERLSVPQTSGANTVVTPINTSHSVPKQPLWRHSTQASPSQQSTPTIGLGLVHVSSQPVNSTAPPVSCPPTSLSSVKAVLSTPPPPPPPPPPPVMQTTHHSPLQPVATTTTTTTTISGTSGSSFVPGTIFPSTNIVKHSVVKEVPYPKHNSSVNNGSSIYSVMYAEGDSTKITIKRKPPDIESSNKSVPIVPETNYLSQELIKKPKPKPKPKPKRKGCRCGNATPTPGKLTCCGQRCPCYVEAKACIECRCRGCRNPHRPGGKKVRPVIPQLANIQIHQVQPVHGRSTSSSITNNTTTTSSSNIIPPPTSTVITHTTLPQTIRAVQAMHAVQAVHGVSNVQAVAGGIHQLISLGGGMVQTPLSSGLGINPVASLAVKPVSLALTSVPAQLLINDDRSTSNSTSDDSDVDVDI; this comes from the coding sequence ATGAACGCCACTAACCTTTATGTGACCACTTGTCGGCTGGTCATGCAGGCCGATCCAGAAAATCGGGATAGTTGGACAGAGCTGTACAAGTTGTTGCCTTACCTTCGTCAGTCCCTTTCCTGTACGGTTTGTGGTAAATTACTTTCTGAGCCATACACACCTACTGAAACAAGCTGTCAACATCATGTCTGTAGAAAGTGTCTTGGTGGAAAGAAGCGCCTAAAGCCCTCTTGTAGTTGGTGTAAAGATTACAGCATGTATGTTGACAATGTTCAAATTAAATTGGTATTACAGTGCTACAGAAAACTTTGTGAATACATTAAGTTCACACCAATTTATTGTAAACTGTGCTCCATATACAGTAATGGGGGTCAGTTTAGTCTCACTGACATGATAGAAGAAGCAATAGATAATACTATTAATAGATGTGATGAAACAAACAGTGTGCGTTGTGAACATGAGAGTGATAGTAAAGAAAGACTTTCAGTACCTCAAACAAGTGGCGCTAATACAGTCGTTACACCCATAAATACCTCCCATTCTGTTCCGAAGCAACCATTGTGGAGACACTCAACGCAAGCTTCTCCGTCACAACAGTCAACACCAACGATAGGTTTAGGTTTGGTACATGTTTCCTCTCAACCTGTAAATTCTACAGCTCCACCAGTTTCATGTCCGCCAACTTCCTTAAGTTCTGTGAAAGCAGTTCtgtctactccaccaccaccgccgccaccaccaccaccacctgttatgCAAACAACTCATCACTCACCATTGCAACCagttgctacaactactactactacaacaaccatcagTGGAACATCTGGATCAAGTTTTGTACCCGGTACAATTTTTCCAAGTACAAATATAGTTAAGCACAGTGTTGTTAAGGAAGTACCTTACCCTAAACATAATTCATCAGTCAATAATGGGTCCTCCATATATTCTGTTATGTATGCTGAAGGTGACAGTACAAAAATAACTATCAAAAGAAAGCCTCCTGATATAGAAAGTTCTAACAAAAGTGTTCCTATTGTACCAGAAACTAATTATTTAAGTCAAGAACTGATAAAAAAGCCTAAACCTAAACCTAAACCAAAACCAAAGCGTAAAGGATGCCGATGTGGTAATGCAACCCCAACACCTGGAAAACTGACTTGTTGTGGGCAGAGATGTCCTTGCTATGTTGAAGCTAAAGCATGCATAGAGTGTCGCTGTAGAGGTTGCCGGAACCCTCATCGGCCTGGTGGGAAAAAAGTACGGCCCGTTATCCCACAATTAGCAAACATCCAGATTCATCAGGTTCAACCAGTGCATGGTCGCAGTACTTCTTCATCCATCACTAATAATACCACGACCACTAGTTCCAGTAACATCATCCCACCTCCCACATCAACAGTCATCACGCATACAACTTTGCCTCAGACTATCAGAGCAGTGCAAGCCATGCATGCTGTGCAAGCTGTGCATGGTGTCAGTAATGTACAAGCAGTGGCTGGTGGAATCCATCAGCTTATAAGCCTAGGAGGTGGGATGGTACAAACTCCACTCTCATCAGGGCTTGGCATTAATCCTGTTGCGAGCCTAGCTGTGAAACCTGTTAGTCTGGCTCTCACATCTGTGCCAGCACAACTTTTGATCAATGATGACAGATCAACCTCTAATAGTACTTCAGATGACAGTGATGTAGATGTGGACATATAG